In Zonotrichia leucophrys gambelii isolate GWCS_2022_RI chromosome 15, RI_Zleu_2.0, whole genome shotgun sequence, the DNA window AAGGGGGGTTCACAGGGCACTGCGGGGCCATTGTTCAGCACTTCCCGCCCTCCCCTCGGGATTGAGGGATATTTGTGTGCAggccccaaaataaaacaatacaTGGGGAACAGCTCTGGCTCGGGGAGCGGGAAGAGCTCGGGACACGGTCCCGCTCCACAGCACAAGGAGCTGAGCCTGGGACCCGGCCGTGAGTGCCCGTGGCCGGAGCGCTGCCCCTCGTTCCCTGGGTCACGGCCAAGGCAGGAAGGTTTGGGCGTGGGGAGACAGGCCGGGATCCGGACCCTCCGGCTCGGCCCGTCGGGCCGGTaccggggcagggctggcggcGAGGGTGATGCACGGCACACGCCGGGTCACCAATGGCACCTCCTTGGGACAGGGACCGGCTTGGAAGGGACCAAACcgccccaggacaccccaaaagcTGACCCTGCTGCCGGACAGGGCtcaccctgccagcctggctgggcctgCGCTTTGCCCTCCTCTGCCAAAGCTCCAGCTGGCCCTCGCAGGGAGGAGGGACGGGATGAAATCGGACGCGGGAATGATGACAGGAGCGCTGCCAGAGCTTGGAGCGCTGCCCGCGGGCATCCCGGGAGGTGCCTGCGCCTGCCGGGAGCACCGGGGCTTCGGGGGCAGCTCTGCCCGGTGCCACGAGCCGGGGGTGGCACCTCTGCCCGGGAGGGGCTGTCGGAGCGAGGGCAGCCACGCCGGGCAAGCCGGCACATCCCCGGCGCAGGCGCCGAGGGGACGGGACGGGCACGTTCCGAGGGAGCCAAGCACAAGCCGGGACTCGCTCCCTGCGGCCCAGGCGCGGAGCCGGGCTGGGGACGCGCACACTGGTGCCCGCGGTGCCAGCCCGCCCTGCTCGGTACCTTTGAAGCCCTCCTCGTCCAGCATGACCGTGTAGTCCTCGGGGGTCTCCGTCAGGCTGAAGAACTTGcatctgaagcagaaaaaatcGGTGCTGCCGACCTCAAAACCGCCAGCGTCTCCCGGGGCCGGGAGTCGGGgggggaagaagaggaggaggagggtggggggaggaggcCGGTACCGGCAGCGCtggggcaggaagagcagcttgAGCAGCGGGTGGGTGTAGAGCCAGAGCCCGCGGCGGGCCAGGCTCAGCACCCGCACCCGGTGCTCCAGGATGTGCAGGTCCATGGCGGCCGCGCCgccccgggagccgccgccgccgccgctaTAAGGGCGGACACGGGCCCGCCCCGGAACCGCCCCGCATCGCCCCGGGACCGGCCCAGGCCCGCCCCGCGTTGCCCCGGGACCGCCTCGCATCGCCCCGGAACCGCCCTGGGACCGCCCTGCCTCCGTTCGTCACCGCCCTGTGACCGCCCTTATCGCCCGGGGACCGATCCGGGAACGCTCCGCATCTCGCTGGGACCGCCCTGAGACCGCCTGCCTGGGCCGGGACCgccccggcaccgccccggGACCCGACCCGGCACCGCCCCGGGACCCGACCCGGCACCGCCCCGGGACCCGACCCGGCACCGCCCCGGGACGGGCCCGGCACCGCCCCGGGACCCGACCCGGCACCGCCCCGGGACGGGCCTGGCACCGCCCCGCACCGCGAGAGAGGCAGCGAGCCGGGCCCGGCGCCTCGGGAGCAGCCCCGGTTCAGAGGCCCGGGCTGCCCGCACCGGAGTCCCGGGATAGCCGCACCGGAGTCTCGGAACCAGCCCCAGTACAGAACTCCATGGtgcccaaacccacccaaattCAGCCTCCCGGGGTGTCTGGAGCAGCTCCAACTCGAGTCCCGGGGTACCCCCGAactgcagccctgggggtgcccaAGGAGACCCTCTGGGAGGCGCTGCCAACCCCATCtcaccccccagcccctgcacccaACCGGGCCCCATATGCTCAACATTCACCAAACCAGAACCACCCCCAGGAAAAGGGAGTTCTGGAGGGAGGAATGAAGGTTTGGACAGAATTCCTGCCTGCCAGAAGGAGAGAGATGGCCTGGGCACCATTTTGGATGGGAAGCTGAGTTCTGGGGTGTCATGGTTAATTAGGGGTTCCCTGGCTCTGTTCGGCCACAGAGTGGCTGTGACAgtgggagagggggaaaggccTGGGTGCTGGGACGGGAGTGCACCCCATGGCACTGGGCAGCCACCACTATCACAAGTTGGGGCAGGTCTCCGTCTCCTCCCATTCCACTTCAAACGGGCAGCCCCAAGGCTGGGTgagacagcagggctgggccaccctctgcagtgacagagcagcgacagagcagtgacagagtAGTGACAGCAGCGTGGCCCTtcccaggacactgcccagcacctgccccccaggacaagggCAGCCAGGGGAGATGGGAGCCAGGGAAGGCTGCATGCCAGGGTCAGTGCCCAGTGCAAATGGGATGCAGAGGAGGGTGCCCTCCAGGGACAGAGAACCATGGGTAGGGTCCAGGTGCCCCCCAAAGCTGGTACTGGTGCAGCAAGTGTGAGGTGACACCACCCTTGCCTCCTGCCACCCTCCACCCCCATCCCAGGCCAAGAGAGTGGGAGCCGGGGCTGCGCCTTTACACACTCGCTTTATTGACCCCTTTGTACAAAACTGCTTTTCCCGCTTTATTTTACAAACCCACCACCCACCCTCGGGAGGGCAGGGGGGGCAGAGGGGACCCCACAACCAGGGAgcacctggctgctgctcacccaCCCCGTCTCACCTGTGCTGGGGCCCAGGGGGGGCAGCAGTGGTGGggtgagccctggcagggtAAACACTCCCCATGAGCTGTGGGGAActtgggggtgggaggggatgggatgggggggCTTTAGCCCCAAAACTCGGCATCAAATCCCGCTGCCTCTAGCGCATCCTGCCTCGGTCCCTGTCCTGCCTCGGAGGAATAATAAATAGGCTCAGTGAGTAGGTAAGTTGGGTACTACATAAAGGGCTACAGCTTGATATATCCTCACTAGATAAGAGGGGGCGAGGGGTCCCAGGGCTCCTCGTGTACCcccagtgccctgtgccaggcctaaGTGCtcgggggccggggctggggctgcccggCTGGCGCAGGGTGGGGGCCACAGGGGGGACCCGGGGGGTGATGGGTCGAGGGGCTCTGGGACGGGGAGAGGGGCCCgaggggcagcccagccccccAGTGTGGGGAGGGAGCTCGGGTGGCTCAGCCACCCCCTGCCCGGGCTCCCACCGCTCGTGGTGCCAGCACCCTGCGGGGTGGGCACCCAGCGCAGACCCACGGTGTCCCCTTTGGTCACCACACCTGGCCAAGCTCCACGGATGCCCCGAGAGGGCCACGCTGTTCTCACGGcccccctgtcccatccctccaGCTCAGAGCCCCCAGCGCCGGGTGCCAGGGGTCCCCCTCGGTGTCGTCGCGCCCGGGTCCGTGCGCAGCCCCGCTGAGCCCGGCTGCCCGGGGTTGGGCCGGGCCCTACAAGTACGTGTCCTCGCTCTCCCGGGAGCTCAGGCTCTCCTTGGACTGGTGGTGGGGGGAGACCTGGGGGTGCAGCAGCTCCCGGGTCGTGCCGGGCGCCCCGTTGCCCTCGGCCCCGGGGCCGTTGGCAGGACTGgccgggcccttttcccggctCTTCTCCTTGCTCTTGCGGGCCTTGGGCAcgggggcgggcccgggggaAACGATGATGGAGGGCACGGGCTCCAGCGCCTTGCGCGGCGCGGGCTCCGCCTCGCTGATGGCCTTGGCGCCGTGCAGGCGCGGGGGGGACTTGCACTGCAGCTCTCCGTGCGTCTCCCGCCACTTCTTCAGCTGGATCAGGTGCTCCCGCTCGATCTGACGCTCCGTCACCGGCAGCTCGATGACCTGCGGGGACACTTGGCCATCAGCGACAGCGCCAccggggctggctgtgggatCCCCCTCAGGGCACAGGCCACTGCTAACCAAACtttttggcagctgctgcccatgctccgcccacccagggacagcccagatGGCAGCACTGGCCCCCCAGACCGCCCCCAGCACCTCACCTCCTGCACCAGGAAGGCCTCCTGCATGATTTTGGGGCTGAGGGCCCTCAGCCTCTCCATGGTCTCATACTGGCCCTGGCAGGATTTGAGCTTGTCCGAGGAGCCCAGGGTGTGTTTGAGCAGCACCAGGCCCACCCGGAAGATGATCTTCACTCCTGCAAGAGGAGACGTGAGGCAGTGAGCACCAGGCAAgacagggtgacactgccaccaTGTCCCTCAAATGCTGTGGGACAGCAGATCCCTGCCCCACTAACAGGACATGCAAGAGGGAGAATTTGGGATGTACACACCTCCTAAGCCCCAGGAACACAGCCCACCTCCACCCCAGGCATGCGGCTGCCCCAAAGCTGCCCTGCTACAGGTCCCATGGCCGTGGGGAGTGCAGCCACCCcatgaggaggaagatgaggaggaggatggtggGAGCTCCCACCTTCACAGAAGAACATGTCCCAGACGCGCAGCACGGAGCTCCAGGGCAGCGTGCGGGAGAAGGCGCACATGAACCACTCCGTCATGTACAGGATGGGGTCGATCTTCTGCTTGCTCAGGTGCTTGTAGGCCACAGGTGAGACCTTGTGCAGCAGGGAGAAGAGGATCTGTCCGTCCAGCTGGATGgcttcctgcagggacagggagcagcatcccagtgagcaccccagccctggatcagcccccagtgccccccagcagGGGCAGCCAACCCTCTGCAGCTGAtatgagagcagagctgtgtcccatGGATGCTGCACTGAGACCcccatccctgaatgtgaaaTGCTTCTGGGAGCCACGGCACAATAGGGAGACTCTGGGGAtacccagcccctccccagacCCTTTATTTCgcagggtgaggagctggaCAAGTTTTTGGCCTGGAGATTCAGTatcgtggaatggtttgggttggaagggaacttaaaaCTCATCACATTCCACCCAATTGCCACGTGGtaccttccactgtcccagggtgctccaagcccagtctaacctggccttgggcactgccagggatccaggatgggcaccctgtgccagggcctgcccaccctcacagggaacaattccccattcccaatatcccatccatccctgccctctggcagtgggagccattccctgtgtgctgtccctccatcccttgtccccagtccctctccagctctcctggagccccttcaggccttgcaaggggctctgagctctccctggagccttctcctctccaggtgagcacccccagctctcccagcctggctccagagcagaggggctccatggtttcctctggactctctccagcagctccaggtccctcccatgctgggctcagggctggggcagctctgcaggtggggtctcacctgggtggggcagagggacagaatcctccctcccctgctgcccacacggggggctcagcccaggaCACACAACCAGGGTGTGGCCAACCctcatccagcagcaccccaaagtCCTTCTCCCCAGGGTGCTCCTGATCCCTTCATCCCCAACCCAGACTGATCCTGGGGTTTGCCCCAAACCAGATGCAGCAGGTCCCTGCCACTGCTGAAAGCACCATGAGCCCTTTACTCACCAGTTTCTCGCTGTAGTAGCCAGGGAGGTACTTCTCACAGATCTGCACCAGGCACCAGAACGCTTGCTGCAAGCCAAGGGACAGCAGGTGAGCACCCagagcacatccctgcagccccctccctgctcccagggaccACGGGAGagggtggggagcagcagagcacccCTGGGGTGCTTTGGGTTGCCCTGAGGTGGGCACCCCATTCATCAGCACTCCCCAAGGGGCCCCACACCCCCCGGGAGGTGCCAGCTCTGTCCCCGAGCCGCGTGCCCGTACCTCAGCTGGCATGTGCATGAGCAGGACGGCGGCGATGGGCGCCTGGGCCTGGCAGTACCCCTCCTCTGGGCGGTACAGCGTGTACGCCTTCAGCACCCGGAACAGGTCCTGCTGCCTGCGGGGACAccgggcacagggcacagctgggcatgcggcacacacagctgggcacatggtgtgcacagctgggcacatggcacacacagctgggcacacacgGCAGGCACACGGCACGCATaactgggcacacacagctgggcacacacgGCACACACAGCCGGGCACATGGCGTCCATGTGGCCCAGCAGCCTTCCCCGTGCatgccaggctgagcctggcTCAGTCCCTGTCTGGGATCCCTTCTCCACACaaacccagggctgcaggacacagcagagcgCAGATCTTGCCTGGATCTGGGACTCAAGGCATGGACACAACCACCCTGcccacagacagacagggacCCAGCTGCAagcacaggggcacagctgctccccaaCACATTGGGAGCAGCATTTTCCTGGTGAAATGGAGGGCACAGGCTGccacctcctccctctgccctcctgTCATGGCAATTCCCACCCCACTGGGTGTCAGAGCTGGCCTGAGCCA includes these proteins:
- the TBC1D10A gene encoding TBC1 domain family member 10A — translated: MAKSRGGGGPSSPGGRSLAGTRESLADPGGDELSSLGSDSEINGGGPEERRVDKFGFIVGSRGAEGTLEEVPLEVLRQRESKWLDMLNNWDKWMAKKHKKIRLRCQKGIPPSLRGRAWQYLSGSKVKLEQNMGKFDELDLLTGDPKWLDVIERDLHRQFPFHEMFVSRGGHGQQDLFRVLKAYTLYRPEEGYCQAQAPIAAVLLMHMPAEQAFWCLVQICEKYLPGYYSEKLEAIQLDGQILFSLLHKVSPVAYKHLSKQKIDPILYMTEWFMCAFSRTLPWSSVLRVWDMFFCEGVKIIFRVGLVLLKHTLGSSDKLKSCQGQYETMERLRALSPKIMQEAFLVQEVIELPVTERQIEREHLIQLKKWRETHGELQCKSPPRLHGAKAISEAEPAPRKALEPVPSIIVSPGPAPVPKARKSKEKSREKGPASPANGPGAEGNGAPGTTRELLHPQVSPHHQSKESLSSRESEDTYL